The proteins below come from a single Torulaspora delbrueckii CBS 1146 chromosome 5, complete genome genomic window:
- the RPL1B gene encoding 60S ribosomal protein uL1 (similar to Saccharomyces cerevisiae RPL1B (YGL135W) and RPL1A (YPL220W); ancestral locus Anc_6.237) → MSKLSSTQIRDNVKELLKYSNETKKRNFLETVELQVGLKNYDPQRDKRFSGSLKLPECPRPNLSLCIFGDAFDVDRAKSCGVDAMSVEDLKKLNKNKKLIKKLAKKYSAFIASEVLIKQVPRLLGPQLSKAGKFPTPVSHNDDLYSKVTDVRSTIKFQLKKVLCLAVAVGNVEMEEDILVNQILMSVNFLVSLLKKNWQNVGSLVIKSTMGPAYRLY, encoded by the coding sequence ATGTCCAAGCTAAGCTCTACTCAAATCAGAGACAACGTTAAGGAGTTGTTGAAATACTCCAACgagaccaagaagagaaacttcttggaaaCCGTTGAATTGCAAGTCggtttgaagaactacGATCCTCAAAGAGACAAGCGTTTCtctggttctttgaaattgccaGAATGCCCAAGACCAAACTTGTCCTTGTGTATCTTTGGTGATGCCTTCGATGTCGACAGAGCTAAGTCCTGTGGTGTTGATGCCATGTCTGTcgaggatttgaagaaattgaacaagaacaagaagttgattAAGAAGTTGGCTAAGAAGTACTCTGCTTTCATTGCTTCTGAAGTCTTGATCAAGCAAGTTCCAAGACTATTGGGTCCTCAATTGTCCAAGGCTGGTAAGTTCCCAACCCCAGTCTCTCACAACGATGACTTGTACAGTAAGGTCACTGATGTCAGATCCACCATCAAGttccaattgaagaaggtcTTGTGTTTGGCTGTTGCTGTCGGTAACGTCGAGATGGAGGAAGACATTCTAGTCAACCAAATCTTGATGTCTGTTAACTTCTtggtttctttgttgaagaagaactggCAAAACGTCGGCTCTTTGGTCATCAAGTCCACCATGGGTCCAGCTTACAGATTGTACTAA
- the MRM2 gene encoding 21S rRNA (uridine2791-2'-O) methyltransferase (similar to Saccharomyces cerevisiae MRM2 (YGL136C); ancestral locus Anc_6.238) encodes MVVLFGYFIKTSKGHVNVIIISFYLIAYKPWFNLIKLTSSPSDMSLSLVSCGIKRSVPIIRVFKRFNANSKSRWLNRQQNDPYTREAKVQNLRSRAAFKLMEIDDKFKLFSNGKNQRVLDLGFAPGAWSQVASRRIGPSGMVLGVDILPCDPPTGVSSIQANILSKKTHELIRLYFSKHFKLNRNDDLHQDHGYFQHMIEEVTHQQDYETYREVFSADSNDKIDKFPIDVIISDMYEPWPQSSGFWTNITNAAYNRMANTTGLAIKDHYQSIDLCDAALVSAIDLLRPRGHFVCKLYTGKEDKLFEKRLKKVFKRVNRFKPVACRDESKEVYFIGRDKREMIDKLEVFTT; translated from the coding sequence ATGGTGGTGTTATTCGGATATTTCATTAAAACTTCTAAAGGTCACGTGAATGTGATAATAATAAGCTTCTATCTCATCGCATATAAACCATGGTTTAACCTAATTAAATTGACAAGCAGTCCTTCGGATATGTCTCTGTCGCTGGTCTCATGTGGAATAAAACGATCGGTTCCCATAATAAGAGTTTTCAAAAGGTTCAATGCTAACTCAAAAAGTAGATGGCTTAATAGACAACAAAATGATCCTTACACTAGAGAGGCCAAGGTTCAGAACCTACGATCTAGGgcagctttcaaattgatggAAATCGATGAtaaattcaaacttttcagcAATGGCAAGAATCAAAGGGTGCTAGATCTAGGTTTTGCACCAGGTGCCTGGTCACAAGTGGCTTCTAGAAGAATTGGCCCTAGTGGAATGGTCCTCGGAGTAGATATATTACCGTGTGATCCACCTACTGGGGTAAGTTCCATTCAGGCTAATATTTTGTCAAAAAAGACTCATGAACTTATAAGGCTCTATTTCTCAAAACATTTTAAGCTCAATagaaatgatgatttacACCAAGATCATGGTTATTTTCAGCATatgattgaagaagttacCCACCAGCAAGATTACGAGACTTATCGTGAAGTTTTCTCTGCAGATTCCAATGACAAGATCGACAAATTTCCAATAGATGTGATTATAAGTGATATGTATGAACCGTGGCCTCAAAGTTCGGGTTTTTGGACGAACATTACTAATGCAGCTTATAACAGGATGGCAAATACTACAGGTCTGGCAATAAAAGATCATTACCAGTCAATTGACCTTTGTGATGCCGCTTTGGTCTCAGCGATTGATCTCTTACGACCACGCGGTCACTTCGTCTGCAAACTATACACAGGAAAGGAGGATAAATTATTCGAAAAGAGACTCAAGAAGGTCTTCAAACGCGTCAATCGATTCAAACCAGTGGCTTGCAGAGATGAATCCAAGGAAGTATATTTTATTGGTAGAGATAAGAGAGAAATGATTGATAAATTAGAAGTTTTCACGACGTAa
- the TDEL0E05500 gene encoding transient receptor potential ion channel family protein (similar to Saccharomyces cerevisiae FLC3 (YGL139W) and FLC1 (YPL221W); ancestral locus Anc_6.241), translated as MQLITLWLAMTWLSSLALAKRSLVATSLVTCMESSQLSASSFNITFNPDDRSLHYELDMVTQIDGYVFAQVDVYAYGFKIITKNLDLCSLKWKQFCPINPGNVQIDSIEYISDEYVKDIPGIAYQVPDIDAYAKIKIYNNESEYLACVQAFFSNGKTVSQVGVKWATAVIAGIGLLMSALLSSFGNSTAASHISANTMSLFLYFQSVVVVAMQHVHRVPPIAAAWSENLVWSMGLIRISFMQRIFRWYVQSTGGSPSLYLTSTTISILTQRSLDYLRSFELFKRATNVLYGNSNVLIFRGIRRLAYRVRIENTSVVPTGFTFFVLCGYVLAGFIMVCKYIMELSIRLGWMKSDRFAEFRENWKMVLKGSLLRYIYIGFTQLTILSFWEFTERDSPAVIVIACLFIILSIGLMLWAAYRTIFFARRSIEQHNNPAALLYGDSYVLSKYGFFYTMFNANHYWWNIVILSYIFLKALFIGFAQGSGKAQSLAIFIFDLAYFVAIIYFQPYLDRPTNIMNIFISTVTLVNSFLFMFFSDLFGQSYTVSAIMGWIFFIMNAAFSLILLLMILAFTAMIIFSKNPDLRFKPAKDDRTSFQRHHLKDGTAISKSVANELLALGNVAKDHNENWESELHYKNAMDYDNTMQRSDTDDEKLGRVSSNNESSSTTKPSFSEKIMRKLSFKKNKSKNSSGEGSGSPEISRLTPESDSFSSTSPAKKYPGVTHVRQQSESRNGLMNSYEEEEGFKSGELNILESDHEYDSPKQPSGMPNRDISLDSMGNQHPVTESTDILNSKYI; from the coding sequence atGCAGCTAATCACATTATGGCTAGCCATGACCTGGCTCTCCAGTCTGGCGCTCGCTAAGAGATCCCTGGTTGCTACGTCGCTGGTCACGTGTATGGAGAGTTCGCAACTATCAGCTAGTAGTTTCAACATCACATTCAATCCTGACGACAGATCGCTGCATTATGAGTTGGATATGGTTACTCAGATTGATGGGTACGTTTTTGCTCAAGTTGATGTGTATGCGTATGGTTTTAAAATCATTACGAAGAACTTGGACTTGTGTTCTTTGAAGTGGAAACAATTCTGCCCGATTAATCCCGGAAACGTTCAGATTGACTCTATCGAATATATTTCAGACGAATACGTCAAGGATATCCCTGGGATTGCGTATCAGGTGCCGGACATCGATGCCTACGCTAAGATCAAGATTTACAATAACGAAAGTGAATACTTGGCCTGTGTGCAGGCCTTTTTCTCAAATGGTAAGACAGTTTCTCAAGTGGGTGTCAAGTGGGCTACTGCAGTTATCGCAGGTATTGGTTTGTTGATGTCTGCGCTTCTATCTTCTTTCGGTAACTCCACTGCCGCCTCGCACATCTCGGCCAACACTATGTCATTGTTCTTGTATTTTCAATCtgtggttgttgttgccaTGCAACATGTTCACCGAGTGCCTCCTATTGCTGCAGCTTGGTCTGAGAATTTGGTTTGGTCGATGGGGCTAATCCGTATAAGTTTTATGCAGAGGATATTCCGTTGGTATGTGCAATCGACCGGTGGTAGCCCGTCTCTGTACTTGACCTCTACCACCATATCAATTCTGACTCAAAGAAGTTTGGACTATCTGAGATcttttgaacttttcaagagagCAACTAATGTTCTTTATGGTAACTCCAACGTTCTAATTTTTAGAGGTATCAGGAGACTAGCTTACAGAGTGCGCATCGAGAATACTTCTGTTGTGCCAACTGGTTTTACATTTTTCGTGCTCTGCGGGTACGTACTAGCAGGGTTTATTATGGTTTGCAAATACATTATGGAGCTCTCAATTCGATTAGGCTGGATGAAGAGCGACAGATTTGCTGAATTTAgagaaaattggaaaatggTTTTGAAAGGCTCCCTGTTGAGATACATTTATATCGGTTTCACCCAATTGACCATCCTAAGTTTCTGGGAATTCACAGAGAGGGACTCGCCAGCTGTGATTGTCATTGCTTGTTTATTCATCATTCTTTCCATCGGTCTGATGTTGTGGGCAGCCTACAGGACGATTTTTTTCGCCAGAAGATCTATCGAACAGCATAACAATCCAGCTGCCTTACTCTATGGTGACAGCTACGTCCTATCCAAGTATGGTTTCTTCTACACAATGTTCAACGCAAACCACTACTGGTGGAATATCGTCATTTTGAGTTATATTTTTCTGAAGGCTTTGTTTATCGGATTCGCTCAAGGCTCTGGTAAAGCGCAATCGCTAGCTATCTTCATTTTTGATCTCGCTTACTTTGTCGCTATCATTTACTTCCAGCCATACCTAGACCGCCCAACGAACATCATGAATATTTTCATCAGTACCGTGACATTGGTTAACTCTTTCCTGTTTATGTTCTTCTCCGATTTGTTCGGCCAAAGTTACACGGTTTCAGCTATCATGGGAtggatcttcttcattatgAATGCAGCTTTCTCTCTAATACTGTTGCTAATGATCTTAGCTTTTACAGCCATGATAATATTCTCCAAGAATCCCGATTTAAGATTTAAACCAGCGAAGGATGACAGAACGTCATTCCAAAGACATCATTTGAAGGACGGTACAGCCATTAGCAAGAGCGTGGCTAATGAATTGTTGGCACTAGGTAACGTAGCAAAGGATCATAATGAAAATTGGGAATCCGAGCTACACTATAAGAATGCCATGGATTACGATAACACCATGCAAAGATCTGACACTGATGACGAGAAATTAGGGCGCGTGTCTTCAAACAACGAAAGCTCTAGTACTACAAAGCCATCATTCTCCGAAAAGATAATGAGGAAACTctcattcaagaaaaataaAAGCAAGAATAGCAGTGGGGAAGGATCAGGCTCACCGGAGATCAGTAGGCTGACTCCAGAAAGTGATTCCTTCTCATCTACATCTCCTGCAAAGAAATACCCAGGTGTGACCCATGTGAGGCAACAATCGGAATCTCGCAATGGTCTGATGAACTCTtacgaagaggaagaaggtTTTAAGTCGGGCGAACTGAATATTTTAGAAAGTGACCACGAATATGATTCCCCTAAGCAGCCAAGTGGCATGCCAAATAGAGATATTAGTCTCGATAGTATGGGAAATCAACATCCCGTTACAGAATCCACAGACATCTTGAATTCTAAATACATTTAA
- the SEC27 gene encoding coatomer subunit beta' (similar to Saccharomyces cerevisiae SEC27 (YGL137W); ancestral locus Anc_6.239), with amino-acid sequence MKLDIKKTFSNRSDRIKGIDFHPSEPWVLTTLYSGRVEIWNYESQTEVRSITVAEAPVRAGRFIARRNWIVVGSDDFRIRVFNYNTGEKVVDFEAHPDYIRSIAVHPTKPYLLSGSDDLTVKLWNWEKNWALEQTFEGHEHFVMCVAFNPKDPSTFASGCLDSTVKVWSLGQPTPNYTLTTGQEKGVNYVDYYPLPDKPYLITSSDDLTVKIWDYQTKSCVATLEGHMSNVSFAVFHPTLPVIISGSEDGTLKIWNSSTYKLEKTLNLGLERSWCIATHPAGKKNYIASGFDNGFTVLALGNDVPTLSLDPVGKLVWAGGKNAAASDIFSAVIRGNEEVEENEPLALQTKELGSVDVFPQTLVHSPNGRFVAVVGDGEYVIYTALAWRNKSFGKCHDFVWGPDSNSYAIVSETGQVKYYKNFKEVTSWSIPLTYGVDKLFSGALLGAKSDGFIYFFDWESGNLVRRIDVNARNVVWSDNGELVMIINTEDERGDEASAYSLAYSRALYEDALAQGNVDEEDGAEEAFEVLYELKEPIASGKWVGDVFIFTTTTNRLNYFVGGKTYNLTHFSKEMYLLGYLARDNKVYLADRETHIYGYVISLEVLEFQTLTLRGELEEAMESILPNIEDRETLLKISRFLEGQEYYEEALNVSPDKDQQFDLALKVGQLSLAQDILTEEDSDLKWRSLGDASLERFDFKCAINAYTKAHDLESLLLLHSSFNDKEALLTLAKEAETQGKYNLSFKASWLAGDIDSAKDLLVKNQRFSEAAIFGVTYGIKKDDVNEVVELWKKNLNDEGKASIAERVCPVELATENDAPLIDLDTKNKEDSSIEKSEVIEEKEEQSEEPSNAETTAQVNGSDEAEKDKKPQEEDTEKKPESA; translated from the exons ATGAAATTGGATATTAAG AAGACTTTCAGTAATAGATCCGATAGAATCAAGGGCATTGATTTCCACCCTTCGGAACCATGGGTTTTGACTACTTTGTACTCGGGTCGCGttgaaatttggaattaCGAGAGTCAGACAGAGGTTAGATCAATTACTGTTGCGGAAGCTCCCGTGAGAGCTGGTAGATTTATCGCCAGAAGGAATTGGATTGTTGTGGGGAGTGATGATTTCAGAATCAGAGTGTTTAACTATAATACGGGGGAAAAAGTGGTCGATTTCGAGGCGCACCCTGATTATATCCGTTCTATCGCAGTTCATCCAACAAAACCATACTTGCTCTCAGGCAGTGATGATCTTACAGTCAAATTGTGGAATTGGGAGAAAAATTGGGCATTGGAACAGACTTTTGAAGGCCATGAGCATTTCGTGATGTGTGTGGCTTTCAACCCTAAGGACCCAAGCACTTTTGCTTCGGGCTGTTTAGATAGCACAGTTAAAGTTTGGTCGTTGGGTCAGCCGACTCCCAACTACACTTTGACTACGGGTCAGGAAAAAGGTGTTAATTACGTTGATTACTATCCACTACCAGATAAGCCATACTTGATCACTTCTTCAGATGATCTGACGGTCAAGATCTGGGACTACCAAACCAAGTCCTGTGTAGCCACATTGGAAGGCCATATGTCCAATGTTTCCTTCGCTGTTTTCCATCCTACATTGCCCGTTATCATATCCGGTTCTGAGGATGGTACCTTAAAGATTTGGAACTCCTCCACTTACAAATTGGAGAAGACACTTAATTTGGGTCTGGAGAGAAGTTGGTGTATTGCTACCCATCCAGCGGGTAAAAAGAACTACATTGCTTCCGGTTTCGATAATGGTTTCACCGTGCTTGCTTTAGGGAACGACGTTCCAACTTTATCTTTGGACCCAGTTGGTAAACTTGTATGGGCCGGTGGCAAGAATGCTGCTGCATCTGATATTTTTTCTGCCGTGATCAGGGGCAATGAAGAGGTTGAGGAGAATGAGCCTTTGGCATTACAAACCAAAGAATTGGGTTCTGTCGATGTGTTCCCACAAACTTTAGTCCACTCACCAAATGGTAGatttgttgctgttgtagGTGACGGTGAGTACGTCATTTACACCGCTTTGGCCTGGAGGAACAAATCATTTGGTAAATGTCATGATTTTGTTTGGGGACCAGACTCCAACAGCTATGCCATTGTCAGCGAAACTGGTCAAGTGAAGTATtacaagaatttcaaagaagttaCGTCATGGTCGATCCCATTGACTTACGGTGTTGACAAGCTCTTCTCCGGTGCATTACTAGGTGCGAAATCTGATGGATTTATATATTTCTTCGATTGGGAAAGTGGTAATTTGGTCAGAAGGATTGACGTCAATGCTCGTAATGTTGTCTGGTCCGATAACGGAGAGCTGGTTATGATCATCAACACTGAAGACGAACGCGGTGATGAAGCTAGCGCTTACTCACTAGCTTACAGCCGTGCGCTTTATGAAGACGCTCTTGCACAAGGCAACGTTGATGAGGAGGATGGAGCAGAAGAGGCATTCGAAGTTCTTTATGAGTTGAAAGAGCCAATCGCTTCAGGTAAGTGGGTTGGCGatgttttcatcttcacaACCACGACGAATAGACTGAATTACTTTGTCGGAGGCAAGACTTACAACTTGACACATTTCTCCAAGGAAATGTATCTATTAGGTTACCTTGCGAGAGACAACAAAGTTTACTTAGCAGATAGGGAGACCCACATTTATGGTTATGTCATTTCCTTAGAAGTGCTGGAATTTCAAACTCTTACATTAAGAGgagaattagaagaagctaTGGAAAGCATACTTCCAAACATAGAAGATAGAGAAACtctgttgaagatttcgagGTTTTTGGAAGGGCAAGAATACTATGAGGAAGCACTTAATGTGTCTCCAGACAAAGACCAGCAATTTGATCTTGCTCTAAAAGTTGGCCAACTATCACTTGCTCAAGATATTTTGACGGAGGAGGATAGCGACTTAAAATGGAGGTCACTTGGAGACGCCTCGCTGGAGAGGTTCGATTTCAAGTGCGCAATCAACGCTTATACAAAGGCTCATGATCTAGAATCTTTGTTACTACTGCATTCCTCATTCAACGACAAGGAAGCACTCTTGACTTTGgccaaagaagctgagaCACAGGGCAAGTACAATCTTTCCTTTAAAGCATCTTGGTTGGCAGGTGACATCGACAGCGCAAAAGACTTGCTCGtcaagaatcaaagattCTCAGAAGCTGCCATCTTCGGTGTCACATACGGTAttaagaaagatgatgtGAATGAGGTCGTTGAATTATGGaaaaagaatttgaacgACGAAGGCAAAGCATCTATCGCGGAAAGGGTTTGCCCCGTCGAATTAGCCACCGAAAATGATGCTCCTCTAATTGATCTCGACACGAAGAATAAAGAGGACTCTTCAATCGAAAAAAGCGAAGTAAtagaagaaaaggaagaacaaTCTGAGGAACCAAGCAACGCCGAGACAACTGCTCAAGTCAATGGCTCCgatgaagctgaaaagGACAAGAAGcctcaagaagaagatactGAGAAGAAGCCAGAGTCTGCATAG
- the TDEL0E05490 gene encoding uncharacterized protein (similar to Saccharomyces cerevisiae YGL138C; ancestral locus Anc_6.240) produces the protein MYFSYFLVYFGVIGASAADNNFRKALQLSDKICSVNFDPKEGRFQRVFETVTGFMLPSYLTTHDTSPYSGFKILKTYTFRPTSLRSETRLGVAFCGQGKVQWQTSTQLQDDIEWDKPFCIYNPDYGSQKKAIKASLWSKVWHRVTASSKHSNSLRTMAKGDIENFHCFKLARRKKYFGRSNSLFFPGSWVGGLFYCDLDNDMKSYLLDISGDDLTLSDQGDLDLCTVRNSIPLLPLESDNYGKSWLEYENSKLLTLLGKVQGFQVTKYVPFLFTPNSQIEELNFKNSERELSTKMAKDRPKAVQDQIRELLLKSTSSSNTGDPWYSEIDVEENYMFSPEEIKMMDRLTDKTLNLLNRLSLSSRDSVNKFLSAPESLLPNGGTAKRLRKYFHRMEAKIWEYLPVYDKNLAVMTKEPEQLQESENEWKNMRINGRKYKYSIY, from the coding sequence ATGTATTTCAGCTATTTTTTGGTCTACTTCGGCGTTATTGGAGCCAGTGCAGCAGATAATAATTTTCGTAAGGCTCTTCAACTGTCTGACAAGATATGTTCTGTTAATTTTGATCCTAAAGAGGGTAGGTTTCAAAGGGTATTCGAGACGGTTACTGGATTCATGTTACCTTCCTATCTGACTACGCACGACACGAGTCCATACAgtggtttcaaaattctcaagaCCTACACTTTCAGACCTACTTCTTTAAGATCCGAGACTCGACTTGGAGTTGCTTTCTGCGGTCAGGGAAAGGTTCAGTGGCAGACAAGCACTCAACTTCAAGATGATATAGAGTGGGATAAGCCGTTTTGCATTTATAACCCCGATTATGGGAGCCAAAAAAAGGCTATCAAGGCTAGTCTCTGGAGTAAGGTATGGCACAGAGTTACAGCCTCTAGTAAACATTCAAATAGTTTACGGACTATGGCAAAGGGTGATATTGAGAATTTTCATTGTTTTAAATTAgctcgaagaaagaaataCTTTGGCAGAAGTAATTCTCTCTTTTTCCCCGGAAGTTGGGTTGGGGGTTTATTCTACTGTGACCTTGATAATGATATGAAAAGCTACTTACTTGATATTTCAGGTGATGATTTGACGTTGTCGGATCAAGGCGATTTAGATCTTTGTACAGTGAGAAATTCCATACCATTATTACCTCTTGAATCCGACAACTATGGTAAAAGTTGGCTTGAATATGAAAACTCCAAATTGCTCACTCTTTTGGGTAAAGTGCAGGGATTTCAAGTCACAAAATATGTTCCCTTTCTATTCACGCCGAATAGTCAAATCGAAGAACTAAACTTTAAAAATTCAGAAAGAGAGCTCTCGACCAAAATGGCGAAAGATAGGCCAAAGGCGGTTCAAGATCAGATACGAGAGTTACTGCTCAAGAGTACATCAAGCTCCAATACCGGTGATCCATGGTACTCTGAAATTGATGTCGAAGAGAATTATATGTTCTCGCCAGAAGAAATAAAAATGATGGACAGATTAACCGACAAAACTCTGAATTTATTGAACCGTCTATCTCTATCTTCTCGAGACAGTGTTAATAAATTCCTGTCAGCTCCCGAGAGCTTGTTGCCAAACGGTGGTACCGCTAAAAGGCTGCGCAAATATTTCCACCGAATGGAAGCTAAGATCTGGGAATATTTGCCCGTTTATGATAAAAACCTGGCAGTGATGACAAAAGAGCCTGAGCAGTTGCAGGAATCTGAGAATGAATGGAAGAATATGAGAATAAATGGCCGAAAGTATAAATACTCTATTTATTGA